From one Caldithrix abyssi DSM 13497 genomic stretch:
- a CDS encoding DUF6448 family protein: MVNHKFSSFGLSVIFLFLALFLFNSRAQAHCDAIDGPVVTAAVKALETGNVNLVLIWVNSEQEKEVIDSFQKTLKVRKLSPEAQKLADTYFLETVVRLHRESEGAPYTGLKPAGMDLGPAIRAGDEALVKGSADEVLKILTDNVKKGLHEHFHDLVSKKNFDANDVEAGREFVASYVKFIHYVDGVYKATQKSGHDHSAETSVEATPPAKCDGH; encoded by the coding sequence ATGGTCAATCACAAGTTTTCATCTTTCGGGCTTTCGGTTATCTTTTTGTTTTTAGCGCTATTTTTGTTCAATAGCAGGGCGCAGGCTCATTGCGATGCCATTGACGGCCCGGTAGTAACAGCAGCCGTAAAAGCGCTTGAAACCGGAAACGTGAATTTGGTTTTAATTTGGGTCAATAGTGAGCAGGAAAAAGAAGTCATAGATTCTTTTCAAAAAACACTTAAAGTCCGCAAATTAAGCCCTGAAGCCCAAAAACTTGCCGACACCTATTTTCTTGAAACCGTCGTTCGTCTTCATAGAGAAAGCGAAGGCGCGCCTTATACCGGCTTAAAGCCTGCGGGAATGGACCTTGGGCCAGCCATCCGGGCCGGCGATGAAGCTCTGGTCAAAGGATCAGCCGATGAGGTTTTAAAAATTTTAACGGACAATGTAAAAAAAGGTCTCCATGAACATTTTCACGATCTGGTTTCCAAGAAAAATTTCGATGCAAACGATGTGGAAGCGGGCCGAGAATTTGTGGCCTCTTATGTTAAGTTTATCCATTATGTTGATGGAGTTTACAAAGCAACGCAAAAATCGGGACACGATCATTCCGCTGAAACATCAGTAGAAGCGACTCCGCCAGCCAAGTGCGACGGTCATTAA